The genomic stretch TACACCGCAACACACAGGTataggagaaaaggaaaaaaaatcagcaaatgcCTGTGCTTTCATAAGGAGGTTTTTGAAAGCTGTGGACTGTGCCAAGATGATTTTGGAAACGAATTTGAGGCACTTGAGTAAATTTTGCAAAAAAGAACATGAAGGAAAACCGGAGAACATGAAGGAAAACCGGCCTCGCCTCTAGGCATTGCACCGAGGAGAGATCTCATCCCGTTTGCCTGCTGTCAGCTGGGAGCTTTCTCCTTCGaactttctttctttattttttcttgaagcCTGAGCGGGGGCTTTGGTCTCTGCTCGTAACTCCAGACACCTCTTGCCTTCTCTGATAAATAGACAGCTTTCTGCCGGGAAGCGCCGGAGGTGACCCTGTGCTGTCTCTCAAACCAGGCACTCGTGTCTCACTGCCCCACCTCGCCCGAGCACGGGGCAGCGTCAGGGAAATCCTGTCCATTTCCCACGGGGTCAGGGGCTGGGGGCGGTGCCACAGCTCAGCCCTGGCAGACCCCTCCGCCAACTCCACATCCAAAGGACGCTGTTATCACACGCCATCACACCATATCGCATGTCCCATCCTGCCGTATCAGCAAACCGGTGTATTTCAATAAAGTTCCCACCTGCATTTATGCATACATGTTGATATGTGGTTACGTGTATATCGTATATTTGTGcatgattttgtatttttaatacgtaaaatgcatatttaaatAGTCCTCAGTTTGTGTTTCTTGCTTGTAGATCTGCAAGCGCATGAAACGAAAGGAAATTGCGGGACTAGCTCActattctttaaaaatgtaactAAAACAATCTAATATATATTCCACTGTAATAATTTAACATTAATTTAACACGAAGCAcctggggcagggggtgggaagggggatGTGTTTGATCCCACCGCTACTGCTGTCTGAGCTGTGGGAGGGTGCGACATTCGGCTCTAAACACGAGCATCCCCTCGGGCGGCTCGGTTCCTTCCCATCCTGCCTGTACCGCTTCGATGCGGGCTCCAGCACggtcccctccctgctcccgggaaggggaaaggaaagcgAATGTGCCCTGCGGgacgggggctgggggggcaatGGGTCGTACGGGAGCCTGCATCTCGCTGGTGCCGCCTGCCACCTGCCCCGCGTAAGGCGGCGAGTTGGCAGCCACGGGCAGCGAGCCGTGACAGCTGCCGCGGGTCACAGCTGCTGGAAAGGCCTGCCCTGGCCACCCGGCTGCTGCGTCCGCCGCTGTCCTGCTCGGGACCCAATGTTCTCAACCTCGTCTGGCATCTGCAAAGAGCATCCTTTCCCTGAAGGTCCCACTAGCTCTCGGCTTGGGAGTCCACGTGCTATTTGAATAAACGGTGCCAAGGAGATGAAACGCGCTCGTCGTCGGGGAGGGTAGGGTTTACCCCTAGCCCAGGGCTCCGGCCAGCAGCAGCCCGGGAGGAGAGACCCTTGGTAGTTACACCCAAGCAGTGGTTACATGGCTTATGTAGTACACCTCACCGCAGGTCCCCCAGTTTTGACAGGACTTAAGAATCCGGGCGAGGCCTGAGGAACGTGAGGGAGGACGTGGCCCCATCCGCCCTGCTGAGATGGGCGAGAGCGTGGAGCGTCCGGACCCCCAGGCGCAGCGGGCTGGGTGGACGCGGGGAGGCGCCGGGAGCTGGAGACCAGAGGGCGATGAGGAAGCTCGCTGAGGTGTTCCTGCCGTCGGGGAGGGTGCCGGTCGCCCGATCTCATCAGGGAAAGCAAGGAGAGGGGGGACACAGGCCACTATGCGAGCACAGCCCCTGAGATGTAACCCGGGtgaggccccgccgggccggccCCAGGAACGGTGGCAAGAGGCTGCAGCCGGCCTGGGGGATTGTGCGTGTCCTGGGTAGGGACAGGGAAGCAGGGGTAATCGCGTCCCACGCCTGAGAATCAGCCTCTCATTCCCGCTTGGGAATGAGTCTGTGCCTCGGGAGCTGCCCATGCACCGCACCCGCAGTTTCTCCCCGGGCGGCACACTCCGTAGCCAGCCCGCAGGGCATTTTCCGACGGTGAGGGGAAAAGCCAAATCAGGGTTGTGGAGAGTTCCGCCAAGTGCATATTACCGATGGATTTCCCTTTCCCGCCGCAAGATTTTAATGGGTTTTGAACGGAGAGAAAACCCGGAGCTGAGGGATGCTGCTAAGCTTACAAGGCTGAGAGTATTCGCCAGGGGCTGGGGACGGTATATCTAAAGGTACATCCCGCACACTTGGTGCCCACCGACCTGGTGTCTCGACCTTCCCCGGAATTACTGCAAATTAAAGGCTGATTATGAGCTGAGGGGTGCAAGAAGAAGCTCATCCCTGTGCCTGGAGGGCTGGAGGGGAGCACGGCAGCGCTGGACTCCAGAGATGCTCTCACTTAACGCCGAGGCCAAGTCCTTTGTTTTCTGAAGACAGACACGCAGGACAAATCCCTTCAGGGTCTGAATGACAGCCTACATGTCCCACTGCTTAGAAGGCTGGGCACAGCCGGCCTGACGGCCGAACATTGCAGAATTAGGTTTTCTGGGTGAATTTTGTACTTCTCGGAGACAAGTACTCTTACTGCGAGCGGGGAAGACCCCAGTCGAGAGGTTTTCTTGGGGACGGTGTTTCCAGGTTTGGAAAGGAGTGGCAAGAAATATCACCGGGCATTTTCCAGCCATTACTTCAGTGGGAAAATAGGACGGGAAATGCTCCCCCGATCGGCTCTTTCCTGCGGCGTGCGTTCGGTTATCGCATCGTCACTGTGAGCTCAGGGAAAAAGAggccctctccctgcccttggcctTGCGAGATGAGTGGAGGCCGTGGGGCGAGGTCAGCTACCGCCGGAGAGGAGCGGCTGCTGCCCTCTGCCCGCCCCAGGGGCTCCGGCTGCCGGCtggggcgggccggggcggtACTGGCTGCCGGCGACCGTGATGGGCGGTGGCTGAAAGGTTCCAGGCTCAACCACACTCGAGAAATAGCCCccatcaaaaaaagaaagaaaaaaaaatttaaaaaaaaagaaaaaaaaaaaaaaaagaaaaaaaaatttagtccGTCAGCTACAGGCAAGATCCCTTCTGGTTTTGATATACACACACCCCGCTCTCCTCAGCCCTTAGTGGCTTCCCTGCCGCCCGAAGGTGCTGGTTGCAGAGCCCAGGCCGCATAGCTGACCCCCAGCCAGCTCTCCACGCCGAGAGACTGGCATCTGAAATATTACCCAGGGAGCTGGAGCGGCTCCGGCAGTATCGCCCCGCTCTTCCCCAAAAGGTATCCAGGGAAtccttcccctcccttgcccgccGAAGCCCTTTCAAAGAAAGCCAGCCCGGTGTGTTAGCCTAAGTACGAAGCATCCGAGGAATTTCCAGCGGGGAAACGAGCCCTTTCCGCGGGCTGGCGGCGCTTCCCCGTCCTGCCCGGGGGCTGCGGACCGCCAGGCGCAGCCCCTGGCGGGGCGTACCTTTAGGCATGGAAGCGTTTAGCGGTTTCGGCGGTATTAACTCCTAACAGGGTGTGAAAAGTATTGGGGATTGAAAAAGCTGTGGGAAAGTGGATTCTTTCCAAGTCAGGCGGGCTGGAGCTTTCCTCTGCTCTACTGGCGGACACCTTGCGCTGCTCCTGCCGCAGGGCCCCCCGAGGAGCCCCTTCCCGGCGGCTGCGAGCCAGACAGCCCGGCAGGTGCGATGCCCCTCGCGACTTGACGGAGAGCTTTTATAGGTGGAAAACACGGCGTCGCGTTTTGCCACCAGCCTgctcaccccctgtcaccctgcCAGCGCCATGGCGCTGGGCGCGGGAGATGCCGCTCGGTGCTGGCTCTTCAGAAGGGTCCCTGGCCTCGCCAGGCAAGGTCTTCCCGTCTTCTTTTGCTCCGGGAGCGGAGGCTGGGCCCTGCTCTGCCTCCGGCCGCCGCGGCCCCACACCCTTGTGTTCTTTCATCGCAGCCCCGCCGCCGCAAGCGGCTCAGCGGCGTAAGCACCGCCGGGCTCGCAGAGGCACCCGGACAAAAGGACTCTTCTCCCAAAAACTTCTTGTcgggttttttccctctttttaatttttcactaGTACATCcgggttttttttaagtgtgaACGGTCCGAAAAATGACTACGGTACAAATATTTCAGACCTGATCAAACTGAATCAGCCGTTAACACTTGATCCAATTAAAGCGGATATTCACACCGCTGGCCCGGCCTCCCCGAAGGAGTATTACGATATGTAACCTGTGTCCGCCTTCACACTCTACCTTCTCGCGGGGGGGAGGTAGGGGGGAAAACATCgaggtttggaaaaaaaatcttaaaccTCGGGGCCAAAAAGGCAagaataatgatgatgatgatgataatgataTTGATGATGAagataataacaataacaataataatatgTTGTTGTTTCTCCTCGCCATAGAAGACAGCGAATGGCCAAGAATTATATTCTGGTAACCTGCTCTCGCCCTGACCACGGCTGTCCCGGGGAGAGCGGGCAGCTGCAGGCTCCGGTGCTGCCGGCCTGCCTCTGTCGCCGCCCGGCCTCCCCGCTCGCCCAGCGCCGCCCCTTGGGTgggggccggcggggcccggTGGTGGTACCCGGGTGCGGGGCGGTGAAACCCCGCCAGGAAGGAGTCTTCATGGGCTCCCCGGTAGGGAGCGGTGCGGGGCAAGCCGGTGCAGGGGGAACCGAGCGCCTCATCGCTTACCTGGCTTAGGCAAaagatacaaaaagaaaaacccttctcgggaaaaaaataaatacaaatccTCCTCAAGTACTCCCGGAGTCGCGTCCCGAGTGATGCACTTGGCCAGCGGAGGGGAAAGGCACCGGCGGCAGCTGTTCCGCCGAGCAGGGCGGGAGCAGCCGCAGCGTCTGGCTCGCTCTGCGGTTCCGAGGAACCCCGAGATAAAATGACGGGCTCCTTCTGTGGAGAAATAAATTTCTAAGCATCAGAGAGAggttttaaacaaataaattaaaaaaaaaaaaaagcccccctCCGACCTGTGATTGAGGGACAGTTAAAAATAATTGCCCGTGTTAAGAGACAGGAGACCAGGTTACAGGGAAAACTACCTTCTTTCAAAGCTCGCTAATGGCCATACGATTCATTAGGTTACTTAATCCTAATAACCTTGCTAGCATCAGTCCCGGTGACCCAGCCCATTAAGCACCACCAGCTAAACCCTATAAAACAGGCAAGGGGAATGTCCAACATCTGAGCACATTTATTAGCATTATGTTCCTGAGATAACATGCCCCCGGCTGCCCTGTATACTGCTGCGGGCAGgttggggaaagagggagctcTGTTTTCGGAAGGGCTGAGCACAGGACCAGGACTTCGTCAGACGGGTGGCTGGTCCCACCGTCACTGTCACACACGGTCTCCCGTTctctctgctttcctccccCGGCCCCCGTCTCTGCAGACAAACAATAGCTACATTTGTGGCgagcattttttccttctgattaaACCCAGGCCAACCAATGGCAGCCAGAACGAAACAGAACGCAGAGAGTAACATTTCTATCATAAACGGGAGTtaacaacttaaaaaaaaaaaaaaggggggggggggggtaagaCAAAAAGACTCCCTTACACCGAAACGTGCAAGTGAGTCATTGCGGTATCACCCTCCGTGAAGGAGTCGGCTGAGGGGgagacagggaaaagggaagtgaGGGAAGCTGCAAGGCCGGTTCCTCCCGTGCCTTCCagagctgcagacaaaccgGACGCCTCCCCGGTATTTCCCTGCCAGGGTGAGGTCTCTGTAATTTACGACACGCGAGTTGTTACAGcatttgctgctgctcagagtGGGGCTGGTCAGGGCGCAGGCACATGCAAGCGATTAGAAGAGCGAGACCTCTCCCAGCGCGGCTACCACCTCCTTCCTCCGGCCCTCTCCGGGCAGGCAGATCCACTCCGCTCCCGGCTGGGGAGGGCTCCCCGCGGCCGGGGTGAAATCCCTCCCAGGATCCGCAGAGGAGCAAACCGTCTTCAGACTTTGATTCTCTACAATCCCCCTACCaacatttcttaatttttcctctccatttctAAAGAAGAATGCGCCCAGAGGCTGCGGGATGGCGTTGTTTGCACGCTGGCCCCGCATTAAGAGATGCCGGCCCGGGGTTGCCGGCGGGGGTCCCGGCGGACACCGGTCCCAGGCTCCCACCGCTGCCCACCCAGGCAGCAGCGAAGGGGCGGGTGGCAGGAGCCGCCGGGATAACGCCGGGTTGAGTTGAAGGTGATCAGGCAGCGTTCAGCCTCCACAAGGAGCTGACGCGATCCCTCGTTATTTTCGCTATAGTTTTAACACGCTGGCAGAGATGAAAGAAAGAACAGCGGCGGGGAGGGAACCGCAacgccctgccgagctgcccaTTCCCGGTGCTGTCGGCTCTGCGGAGGGTTTGCCGGTGATTAACCCTGAGGGCTGATCCTGCAAGCCCTTCTCCCCGGGAGCAGTGCCCACGACGTTCGCCGGGGTGCCAGGGGCACCGAGTGCTGCCccgcagtggggctgggggggaggtGCGCCCTGCGCCCCGTCCCACACCTCCGCAACTGACAGCGATCCTGCTGTTAAAcgcttttgtcttttttgttgttgttggttggttttccTCAAGGGCTATTTTAACTCATTAAATGTTGCTCTGGCTTGGAACTTGTCATAACAGAAGCCTGTTTTATTTATTGggttatttatttcttttaccaGCAACAATATCCCGAACACAGTCCAGTTGAAAGAAGGAGTTTCCAAaaacaaggggggaaaaaagggcgggtgaaggtgaggggagggggggtggtttgcgtaaaagagagagaagaaaagagagggaaaagaaggagagggtGGGAGAGCAAGACGGGGAGAAAGCGAGAGATAAAGAGGAAAATCTAGAAGAAAGCAAGAAGGAGGGGAGAAAcgagaaatggaaagaaaacaagaaaccaAGAGAAAACAAGAGCGCAAGCAAGAAAGAATGACAGaatgacagaaagaaagaaagaaagaaagaaagaaagaaagaaagaaagaaagaaagaaagaaagaaagaaagaaagaaagaaagaaagaaagaaagaaagaaagaaagaaagaaagaaagaaagaaagaaagaaagaaagaaagaaagaaagaaagaaagaaagaaagaaacccacACATGCcagcttttcaaaattaaaacaagaagCCCCGAAGTATTCATTTTGGTATTaatattatttaacattaaaaactCCGGGAACTTCAAACAAACTTCttgcagagaaaagaaagagaaaagaactatTCTCTGGAAACCATTTGTTCACAGCTCGAACTGTGCCTTTTTGGCTTAGAAACAAAACTCGAGACGCCCAACCCtgtccctcctccccccagcaTATATCTTTTCagcacacattttaaaataaatatccttACGAGTCTTTCCAGAATGCCTCCTTGTTATGAATTGATAGGATACAACATACCCCAGCTGTGTGCCTGGAAGTTGGGATTTAGCCCTTTAAATGCCAGGACAACATCTGCGGGGAAAATAATTAGGGCAGCTTCGCCCCCTGCACTGGGTGCTGccggcggggcggccgcgccGCCCGTGCGCGGGAGGTGAGCGGGAGCTCCGCGGGCACCCGGCACGCCGCTGCACCCCCGGATGCCGCGGCAGCCCCGCGGAGCAGCAGGCGGCCACTCGGTGGTCTGGGTGCAGATAACCCCAGGAAAGAGCACCCAAGAAGGCGGAGGAGAAAATGGTACTTTTTCTGACTCTCCCTGCAAGCTCTTTTAATTTTACCATGCTTTTTGTCCTACTGCTCAGCaagccaaaataaaaagaagattcAGTATCTAATTTCCATAGAATTCAATAAAATAGTGAAAAGGTTGCCAGGAGTCTCCTTGGAGGTGTCCTGCTTGGGAAACACGGGCCGAACAGGCACGTTTTACGTCCCAACATAAAATTCATTCAACCTAGAAGATATTTTCGAGGACGTTTACTTAGTAAAGTTTTCCTGTAGCTATTTTGTCCGAGAAGAGTGcttaacacaaaaaaaaaaaaaaaataaaaaatcgcAGGAAGCACAGTGTGATCTTATGTTTAAGGGTTTACAACAGGTGTCAGAGCTCTCTTCGGGGAGAaggaaatacatatatatacacacacacacacacgcgtgtgtgtgtgtgtgtaaaccGTTACTTAAAATGACCACTTCGCTTTGAACAAACagacaaagaaaaatcaaaagaaagatGTTACCGTTTTAAACATCTTCTATGTTAATACATCTTACACTCAGAATATATTAtgtgactttatcatgtttcAATCTGTATTCTCTTGTCGcttttaatgagatttttacTAAGATGTACGCTTTTAGTCTTACATTTGGGCACGTCTTCTTAGGGTTGGACAAATGAAAAAttcctttgttttcaaaaataaGAGAGACGAGCGAGTACTGGCATTGTGAATGACGTAAGACTATGGACATATATTACAATGATCAGTCATCACAAATAAAAAAGTATGATGAAGCACACGCTTGAGGTGATATACCTCTAGAAAATGAGTTACAGTTAGTTACTGTCCCTTCTCGCCTCCCTGTATCCAGCACGATATTACCTCTTCTCAGCCAAGAGCggggggaaaaataattttaaaaaaaccgaACTCGTTGTCCTTCGGGGAACACCATTTCTAACAGTTGTCTTACAGAGGAGGAGCTagtgaccaaaaaaacccctgaggaGTGAGCCCTTAATCCAAGGTGATGCACAGCTTTTTAATCCATGACCCCATATATATGTTTATGTCCACGTATTTCTACAGCTTCTGCTTAACGCACCAGCAGCGTGTTACTCTGAGAGAGGGAGTACATGTAAAATCCTCACAGATCTAGTGATTTTAGGTTGCCGCTTGTTTTGGGGAAGCTccagaaaatataaaaactgTGTGTGGGAATAATTTTTCCATTCGTTTAACACCCCCCCACTCGGCGAGCGCAGACGCCCGCCGCGCCAGGTACGGGTAGGGCAGAGGGAAGGGTCTCGGAGGGGGTCAGCCCCGGGATCCCGGGCCACCGCCTCCTCCCGCCGGGGGCTGTGCGTGGGATGTGCCCGAGGAGCTCCCGCCAGGGCACTGTCCGGCACTCCCTGCCCCGGCCGCGGTGCGCGGGGAAGGGGCACACCCCGCCTGCAGAACCCTGCGCTCCAAACCACGGCGTTGTCTCCCCTCCCTTTCACCCCCGGGACTCCCACCAGAGTCAAGCCAGAATGGGTTTCCTGAAGGCAAACTGCCTTTTTCAGAGCCCTTTAAATCCCAGCCCGGCCCCAGGATCCAGTGCACACGAGGATGCTGTACGAAAGATGCCAAGGCAGCCCCGACCCGGGAAGTGCGGTGGATTCAAGGAGAGGGAGCAGTGAAATACTGAAAGTACTcgcagctggcagctctccgcagtacccatggcaggggggctcCGGCGAAGacagggggtcccagcccctggGTTACTGCCCGCGGCCACCGCACACGCCCCGGCCAGCGCGGCCGCGGAGCTCCGGCGACGGAGAGccgccctttttttttttcacctttttttaaaatttccccAGAAAGTGCGGAATTCACTCGCAGGAAACGGCAGCAGGGTGACGAGAGGGTGCCCTGCCCCTACGCTCGCCCAGCCGTGCCCCGGCCACAGCAGATCCCTGAGCCTGCCTGCACCTCCCCGCGGATGGATGCGCTTCATGCCCTTGTCGTGCATGGAAACCCAGGCCATCCTGCGAACGACGTGTTGCCTAAATAAAGATAAAACGTGCTATACATCACAGGCTTTCCCGGTTATTTTCAATGACTTGTCgattccttccccctccccatctaTCCCTCtaccccccttccccccccccccccccggcacaCGTGCAATGATAGAAAATGGTTTTTAAATGACGAAGGGTCACGTAGAGCCATCCTGATCGTTTAGTAAAAATAACAGAGCTATTATAGAGCCGaaggaaggagccagggagtTCACCCACACAAGGCTCCAATACCGAGCCTCGACTAACGCACACACAGAGgcaaatgtatatatatatatatatgtatatatatatatatatatatatatatatatataatcacatacatatatatgcagCGGCACCGTCCCATGTGAGCCTCAGGACTCTCTCATTAGACCATAAATACGTGCACAGATGACAGCGAGCGCTCCTGTatggagggaggggggaacGCGGAAGGGCTGTTTGTGTCTTTGGGATGAAAATGTACATAAACCCTTTTATGAGAGCTCGGGAGACAGCAGTTGCTCACtaacatacttttttttcccatctctttTGTCGAAAACTGGAAATAATTAAATTCTTTAAAGGTTTACTTTTGAAACCGTGGCTGGAGAAAACTATGATTCAGGTGTAAATAATTACCAAAGTCATGAAAGCAGCAACTGCTACATGTGGTTTATTCattgcttgccttttttttttccttttttttttttaatcgttTGATCATTTTCATCCCTAACTGTCTGCCAAATTCACATATTTGTAATTTACTAAACTTTATCGTTCCTACCAGGATAGGGATGTTGTACATTAGTTACCAGACCCgtcctgccccagcccagtGAAGAAGCCTGGCTGGAACAAACTGGATGCTCCTCAAGAAAGGATAACGCTATTACCCCTGTATTAGAACTGAATAAAAGATGCTTCCCCTTTCATAAACGCTACCAGACCCTCTCGACTTTAGACTCCGGAGAAGAAATGAATtattaaaggaaagaaattgtTTAAACACAATAGCTACTTGCCTAAATGAAAGCAATCCCTGGGGCAAGACTAACAGGGTTTGGCCAGAGAGCACGATAATAGAAGTATCGGTTCAATGAAAACCTTAGAGAAATAGGAGAAACGTGGACGTATAGGACACAGCATATAAAAAAAAGCCCAGGATTTACTTCATGCCTGTTTTCTTCAGCCAGCTccgctttttcttttttttttcctttttttttttcttttgcctacACTATAACTTCAACCCATTTGACTCTTCAAACAATCACGGtggaaaaaggcaggaaaccgaactttttttttgcctgtgtcgtattaaaaaaaaaaaaaatttgcatagTAAGCCACCACTTGAACATGTTCTGGTGTTGTAAAAGTGTTTTTTATCAGGCTGTAAATTACTGCCACTCTGACAGAACAGCCGGAAATGTAAATCACACCGTAGAGCTGAAGTTATGAAAAAGTTTgttcccttttctgcatcccagGAAGATCTCAGTGCTGTTGgattgggaagggaggggaaaggCTTGTTTACTATTTTCCTTCTTCACCAAACTGTTGGCTCCACGGTGCCTGGGACTTTGATGAGAAAGAATGGACAATGTGCAGAGTCCCTTCCTATGACACCCAGGCCACCGCCACTTGGGAGGTCCTTTGGCCTAATGTAACCACAGCTAACTGCTCCCAACAGGAGGCTCTGTGGATCAGGCAGGGTCACAATTATACTTCTGCTAAAGGAAAGagttgcctttaaaaaaaaaaaaaaaaaaaaaaaagacaaaaggaaagGGGGGAGGAAGTAGGCAAGCGGTTGAATGAAAGACTTTAGATTCATTTGGGGAAGGAAAGACCGAGAGAGGGGTTAGTTGAAACAGTTTCCAAGAGGCATGAACAGAATGAGGTTGCACCCATCCATAGGGAAATTTCGGGGAACGAGGTCCGGGGCACTTCACATGGGGTTACTCCGACCCCAGGGCTGCCACGCCAAATCGCCCGTCGGGAGCAGCGGACCTTCCCCGCAGTCCTGCAAAGAGTTTTGAGGACTCATCCACGGACGGGAGTCCTCCTTGGTGCCATACATTGCATGGACATTGCTCCTCTAAGGCGGGGAGGAGAGGGCTACACAATCACGGTCCTCAACGAACCCTCGAACATCACCCATTTGCGCGGAGGGGGAGaagagctccaggaggagaCACTACAGCCGACTGGCCTCTGATTTTGGCAGTTGGGGGGCATCAATATTTTAGGGAGGTGGGAGGACAGGAATGTTGAAATTCATTATATGTCTCGAAGAGGAGGATGACTTTCCAGAGCTGTTAAAACACGAGCCTCTTGCATTTACGTGAAGAggtgaaaaaaacctgggaggagggaagagggggGATCTCCCTACCTCCGCCGCTTACCGGGGCAGCAGCTGCCGGCCCCTGTGGGTTTGCAGTCGGCCCGTCCTCCTGGCTCCCGGCTAGCTGGCCGGGTGTGCTCCCAGCGCCCGCCGGCTACCCTTCCTCTActcctccctctcttcctcccGTCCCCCGTTTAATGTTCCCAGATTCACGCCGCTTCGTTACCATCCCCGGTAGCCCGAGCCCCTCCGGGTCGGGGGCTTTGGGCGGATCCGAGTGCTGCCTCCCGCCGCAGCGGGCGGGGCACGGCGAGGGGTCTTGTCTTGTCTCCCCATTCTCACCCTGTCCCCGAGTCTGGGACAAGGGGACACCTCAGCCACCCAGCTTCGGGCAGCTCCTTTCAGGCAGCGAGATCCGACCGGGGGAGGAGGGACCGGCTCTGGGGATCAGTTCGGCCGCCGACctcggccccgctccccgccgccccccgcttACCTGGACCACTGTCCC from Aphelocoma coerulescens isolate FSJ_1873_10779 chromosome 4, UR_Acoe_1.0, whole genome shotgun sequence encodes the following:
- the LOC138109755 gene encoding uncharacterized protein isoform X1; this encodes MQAGRYLGSEEGILGSCSVVRKIMSVPCGAVSGDRSQMQSLLYGRLSFSAENSLPPSQTSSKTFSRYCGSLRLKRGEKGGKKGFSSLLPLSSSCRISLGCAGGHAMPLCTRGPSHPRPAENPSPNTGTVVQKEPVILSRGSSEPQSEPDAAAAPALLGGTAAAGAFPLRWPSASLGTRLREYLRRICIYFFPEKGFSFCIFCLSQVSDEALGSPCTGLPRTAPYRGAHEDSFLAGFHRPAPGYHHRAPPAPTQGAALGERGGRAATEAGRQHRSLQLPALPGTAVVRARAGYQNIILGHSLSSMARRNNNILLLLLLLSSSSISLSSSSSLFLPFWPRGLRFFFQTSMFSPLPPPREKVECEGGHRLHIVILLRGGRASGVNIRFNWIKC